The genome window AATTTGGCTCTGTTCTTGAATTAACTGCAAAAGAAATTGATGTAGATTTCAAAAACGATGTTAAAAACAAAAATTACATTGAATTTGGTGCTGGAAGTAAGATGGTAACATTTAAATTATGGGATAGGGATGAGCTCATAAAAGTTCAAGTTAATTTCGTTGAAAAGCTCTTTTTTGAGCCTAAACCTGTTATGGCAAGAACACTTATTGACAATGCTGAAATTACAGATGAGGAAATAGCTTATTTCAAAGACTTTTTAAAGTTCTATACTCCAGTAAAAGTTCTAGCTTACAGCAAAGAAGAGATTCTCTGTGAAAAAGTTAGGGCAATTCTCACAAGACGTACACAGAAAATCCGTGACTTTTATGATGTTTTTATGCTTGAAAAGGAGGGATTAAGAGCAGAGGCGTTTAAGGACGAAATCATTAAGAAAACAAAAGAAGTGATGCGGTATAAAAAGTACAGGGAGAATCTTAACAGAAACGTAAAATATTTAAGCATTGAAGAAACCCTTGAAAATCCTTTTGAAAGAGAGATGTTCATTGTTAAACCACCATCAGAATTCTATCGGTTTCTTAATAGGTTTTCAGAGTTGCTAAAAGATATAGGGGAATATATTTTGCAACTGGAGGAGAGAGAAGGGCGATAGGTGAGTTAAGCATTTGGGGAAGAAATTTAGAAAAATTAGAGAGGGAGCTAAGAATACTAGTTAAATCATTTTAACCAAAACGGTTATATTTCAGTTAACTCAAATTAACTAGTGATAATAAACCAAATCTCGGCCTTTAGAGTGGGGAGGAGATAGATTTCCAGATAAAAATATTGCAGTCGAGTCGGTTATGGAAACAAAGGAATGAAGAGGTTAAGAAAAGGTTCCCAAGGAGTGGTTTATGCTGATAATCTGAGCTCTCTACGGAAGAGGTGACTCACAATGAAAAAGCTAATCCCTCTAATGCTCATCGCTATGCTCTTCACTTTCGCTTTAGCTCAAGAGGAATGGCAGGGTAATGGGATTAATATAGAGCACAACGGCACTGTTCTAAAAGCAACATCCACGAGGGAGGGCTTTAACACCCTAATCTCTCCACAAGTTCCAATAAATACAACCCTAAAATACTCCTTCTCGATAAAGGGCGAAAATACCAACGGAGTTTTAGCGGAGATTGCTTATTTTAATGAAAATAAAACTTTCATATTTGCTAAGAACGTTACGTTCATAGGAAAAGGCTCTTTTGAGTGGAAAAATGTAGA of Thermococcus sp. M39 contains these proteins:
- a CDS encoding nucleotidyl transferase AbiEii/AbiGii toxin family protein, which encodes MLERLLKMPELSEFVEFVVEKSNIRNSSLVKRDILIHRILKDIFSSSLRDSYLFKGGSCLVKCYLGYYRFSVDLDFTWRDQSTWKNLGKKRLRKELLKETGKFGSVLELTAKEIDVDFKNDVKNKNYIEFGAGSKMVTFKLWDRDELIKVQVNFVEKLFFEPKPVMARTLIDNAEITDEEIAYFKDFLKFYTPVKVLAYSKEEILCEKVRAILTRRTQKIRDFYDVFMLEKEGLRAEAFKDEIIKKTKEVMRYKKYRENLNRNVKYLSIEETLENPFEREMFIVKPPSEFYRFLNRFSELLKDIGEYILQLEEREGR